GAAGCACCCGCGACTCAATAAACAGCGGGATGAGTGCCACAGGAAAGAACATTCCGGACGTCAATAAGGCGTGCAGGTGCTTGGCACCTCGGACATACCTGCGCGATATTGGAAACGCAAGTGTAACGCTGAAAACAAGCGCAATCACGGTCGGGACCAATGTGTACAGAATGGAGTTGAGAAAATACGAGCCCATTGAGGCCGTTTGCCAAGCCTGCGGAAAGTTGCTCCACGTAATCGGAGCGGGAATCGACATCGAATGAATCAAAAACTGTTGTTGGCTCTGTAAGGAGATGTTCAAGACATAAATCAACGGACCGAAATAGAAGATAATCACGATAAGCCCCGTTGTAATCAGCAACCTAAGCCAGTTCTTAGATAGGTCGGCCCCGAGGAAACTCACGACATTGCCTCCTCCCTGCGCGTTAAATATTTCTGCAAGACGAGAACCACAACGACTGTCAAGATGAACTGCAACACCCCAATACCAGCACCAAGTCCGAGGTTGCTTGAACCCTGGAAGGCGGTGTTAAACATGTACATACCAAGCGTATTGGTATTGTTGGTACCATCCGTGAGTACGTAAATCAGGTCGTAAGTACGAAGCGACCCAGCAGCAGCGAGAATGACGTTGACTGTGACACTCGGGGCAATCATCGGGAAGGTGATCCTCCAGAAGTTAGTCCACCCCGTCGCACCATCGATTTTTGCTGCCTCCGTGAGTTCTTTTGGTACCGTATTAATGCCTGCGATGAAAACCACTGTCGTGAACCCAAGATTTGCCCATATCTGAACAAAGATGACGAGCGGCAAAGCCCAAGATGTCGATCCGAAGAAGGCAGACGACGTCCCAAACCATCCCAGCACCGATGCCGCCGGACCGCCTGACGGGGAGAAAATCAATGTCCACATCAAACCGATAATGGTCACGCCGAGCACTGCTGGCATAAATACAAGCGTTCGGAAAAACCTGACCCCTGGGAATTTTTTGCTCAGCGCATTTGCCATCCACAACCCAAGGAGGTTCTGGAGAATGGTCACGCCAGCCGCAAACAAGAGTGTGTCTTTCACCGACTGAATGATGCCCTGTGAATCATTCACGAAGATGTGAACATAATTTGCGAGACCAATAAAGGTGGTTGGCAGCCCAGGCACGGCGGTAAAGTTTGTGAAAGAGATGATGAGCGTCGAAATTGACGGCACAATCCCAAACAGCACAAATACAAGCAATCCGGGAATCATTGTGAGATAGATGACCGTTCTTTGTCGGCCTTTAAACACATTACTCAATGGGGATTACTCCTTACCGTTGAGATAATATCGTGCACTTGAGACCGGAACGGAGCCTCTGGCACGAGGCCCCGCCAAACTGCGGTCTGCGTGGACTTATTTCGAAGCCTGATCTTGAGATTGTTGGTATTCCTGAGCGAGCTTGTCTGGCGTAATTCCGCCTTGCAGCATCTTCAACTGCTCATTCCAGAAGTTCGTTGGTTGCAGGTAATACGGGCCACTCGGAATCATCCAATCGGGGGTCTGGCTGATTACCCGGCCCGTACCAAACCACTTGCCCATGATGGTGGCTGTGGCACTCGTGTACGTTCCTTGTTCACTCGGCGAAATGCCGGTCATCTGCACGTACTGGTTGTAAATGTCTTTGGATGCAAAGAAGTTCAACCATTCTTCTGCTAGGGCCTTGTGTTTGCTGTTGTTCAGCACGACCCATGTCAAATCCGGGTTCGCGATAGATTGATTGTTCGAAGCGGTGTTTGAACCGGGAATTGGGAAGTACCCAATCTGCATCTTCGGATTGGCTTGAAGCACCGAAGAGAGGTCCCAAGATCCGTCAAGTAACATCGCTGCCTTGCCAGCAGCAAAGTCGCCAGGCATCTGCTGCCAGTTTTCCCCGGCATAGTTTGGCTCTAAATAATTCTTCGCAAAGTTTTGTTCCCTTTGGAACGCTTTGATCATAGCCGGATCTGTCCACTTAACCTTGCCAGAGGCAAGCGCGGCACTTGCACTCGCATCACCCAGGGTCGGAGCCAGCAGAGACTGCATGAATGGATCCATCATGAACTGCACATACAACGTGGCGCCACCTGCGAGTCCAGTCCACACCGGTGTGACACCATGCGATTTGAGGACATTACTGACGTTTACGAATTCGTTATAGGTGGTCGGAGGCTGTAGGTTGTACTTGGCAAAAATGTCCTTGTTATAGAACAGACCTGTTTGGTAAACGCCAGTGACCATGCCGTAATCCTTGCCGTTGTACGCAGCTGCACCAAGGTCGCTGGCGCTGAAATTGGCGACCCAGGGTTCATTGTTCAGGGGCATAAAGACGTTGTTTGCCGCCCATTGCTGCACGTTGGTCATATTGTTGCTGGTCATTTTTTGCGGCATCGGATTGAACGGTTGAATGGCCATAATGTCTGCCGTACCAGCCTGGACCGCGGTTTGCTGCGCAGTTTGATAACCTGCTGTATCATTCGCGGTTGTCTGCAGCTGTACTTGTACCCCGTACTTTTGTTCGAATTCCGAGTTAATCTTCTTGACGGCCGCAACGGCTGGCGGGTTGACCCACATGATGATCTTGAGCGGCCCCTTATCGCTTGTACTGGACGACTGCGCATTGTTGGATGGCGATGAGTTGTTGCCGCTGCTCGCAGTCTGGTTTGTCGTGGTGGTGCCACATCCAGCAACGAGTGCAGCGGACAAAGCCACGATGGCGAAAGGCGAAAGCGTTTTCCCGATTTTTTTAACTCCCACTACTGTTCTCCCCCTTATTCACTATCAAAGAATGTTGCATTCAACAAAGCGTATGGAGCCGTTCGTCACCCCCTTTAAAGGCCCTTTTCAATCTGTATTGGCAAGGAATTCTTTCACAAGTAGACTCGCTCCCACAACTCCTGAGCGGTCTCCGAGTTGAGCGGGAACAATCTTGATAGACCTGCTAGCCAATGCAGATGCATAAACGGAAAAAAATTCGCGCAGCGGTTCAAACAGGACGGGCCCTGCCAGAGACACCCCGCCGCCAATGACGACAATCGACGGATCGAGAATGGTACAGTAATTCGAGAGAGCAAAAGCTAAATCCTGAGCAGCCTGGCGAAAGACAGCGACGGCGTCCGGTTCTCCGGCTGTTGCGCGTTCTGACAGGGTCTTGGCGGTGATTTCCTGCGGCCCAACGCGTCGTTGATATGCCCGTATCAACATCGGTCCTGATACGAGCGTCTCTAGACAACCCCGTTTTCCGCAGGCACAGATGTTTCCGTCTGGTTGTACAATAGTGTGGCCAATTTCACCAGCAACTGAATGCACGCCTTCATAAACCTTGCCGTCTAGAATCATTCCGGAGCCCACTCCTGTGCCAATGACGACATAGAGCAGTGAATCCCGTCCCTTGGCGGCGCCAAATTCACGTTCTGCCAATGCACCAACTCGTGCGTCACCTTGAACGACGCAAGGCACCGAAAACTCTTCCTCAAACCACTGTTTCAAATTGACGTTGTGAAGACTCAGGTTTGAGGCATGCATCACAACACCATCGCGTGAATTCACGAACCCCGGTACGCCGATGCCGATGCCTGCCAACTGTCCGATACGGAGACCCCGAGCTTGCTCCATCAGTTGACGAACGGCTGTTGCCATGTTCGTTATGATTTCCTCGCGGGTATTTTTTGATGAATACGTTTTCAGCCGGATGTCGCCGAAAGACTGTGAACTTCCGTTGAATACCCCAGCCTTAACCGTTGAACCACCAACGTCGAGACCGATTACGTAAGACATTCAAGCATCGAACCTCTCTCTTGCTGTCAAATCGATGCAACGATTTCAAGTCGCCGTGATGACTTCGAAACACAGCGTCATCGAGAAACCTGAAACCCATATTTATTGAGTACGGTGGTCAAGCTCGCGTAGGCCACGCCCACGTATGCAGCTGTGGAGTTGAGTGAGGACACCCGGACCTTGAGGTTGCGCTCAAATCCCGGCAGCATCGCTTCGTACAGGCCCTCAGTAATCGCCGCAAGCATGACCTTACTGCCTGTCACTGCTTCTCCGCCGAACACCACACTATCGCAGTTTAAAACGTTCACCGTGTTGCCAGCCACAGTTCCGAGCATCCGGCCCGCATCGTGCAGGACATCGATAGCCACGCCATCTCCAGATTCTGCCCGCCTGGCCAAGCCTTGAATGGTGACACTCGCACTGTCGCCAACTGAGCTGTCTTGTTTGTTGCCTTGTTCCTCAGTCAAGCGAACATATCTCTGCAGCATGGCTGGCTCCGAAACAAAAGTTTCCAAGCATCCTCGCTTGCCACAGTTGCATCTGTCGCCACCAGCTTTGACGACGATGTGTCCGAGCTCACCGGCCATTCCCGAGGACCCCGTGTAGAGCGAGCGATGGACGATAAGTCCTGCGCCAACACCGGTTCCGACGGCGACGTACAACATGTTTTCGGCGTTTTCCTCGTGTTCGACACCGTACAGAAATTCTCCATACGCGGCAGCGTTGGTATCATTTTCGACGATGACAGGGAGTCCAAACTCTTGTTCAAGCAGCTCGTTCAAATCCAGGTCATGCCAGTCGAGGTTGGTTGCCGACACAATTCTGCCCGTCATCGAATCCATTAAACCAGGTGCAGCAATGCCGATGCTTAAGGTGCTAAAACCTTTCGTATTGCACCAAGCCCTAGCCTCAGACAGGGCTTTGACCAATTCGACGTACAAGCTTTGCCCGCTCATGTTGGTCTTTTCATGGAACCATTCTTTTAACACCTGAAAAGAGAGGTCAAGCACACCTATTGCAATATTCGAACCTGTCAAGTCTGCGCAGATGAAGTAGCCGCCCTGTGGATTAATCTCTAGAAGTCTTGGTCTCCGCCCCCCCGTTGACGTTGCATACCCACACTCTCGAATAAATCCACTGCCTTGGAGCTCGCCGGTGATAACGGAAACGGTACTCGCTGCGAGTCCCGTCTGTTCCGCGATATCAACTCTCGAGATAGGGCCACGATGTTGGATTAAGCGGAATATGGAGTTCATGTTTAAATCACGAAGTACTACGCTGTTTGCACCTTCCATAGCAACTTCTCCCACTTACTTCGTTCGCCGATAAAAGTTAGTTATGCACGAAGTATGCCCCCTAAACGGGCTATTGTCAATAGTCAAACAATAATTATTAGGAAACCAACGTAAGTTTCAGGGTGTCGTTGAGAGAGTCGGTTAACAAGTGCCAGCGAGGGGTGTCGTAAAGGTCGGCGAGCAATTAGGAAGTCGGTCACCCATCGTGAAATCTTTTTGTACGGCTGAAGACTATAGCTGCACAGGAACCAGTCGTTCTATCGTGTTGGTAGTGCGCCAAGGGTTTGAGTCAGATACTCCACCAAATGGGATGCATCTAAGGTGTCGCTGATGTAGCCGATATATCCGTCGGGGCGGATGAGCAGCAAACTTCCCGGTACCAGACCATACCGCTTCGCAAAAGATGCCGTATCGTCCGGAATCACGCGAAAGTTGAGGCCGCTGAGTCCAGACTTGTCAACCGTCATCTCGCGCTCTACACCCATGAGCTCCAGGACATGTCCCCACGACATGAGTGCTTCAACGAGTGCTGATGGGACACCAGTCGACAAGTCCATCACGAGGTGATGCTTGGTGCTCGAGAGCAGGTCGTAAAATCGCTTGACTCCAATCTGAGCACCTGACAGCATGTTATCCGGTGCCCTATCACCGGCGCGCAGCACTCTTCGCGCTGCTCCAGGCGCTCTCGTGAAGTGTTCAGCGACGATTGGACTTCTACGATAGTGAATCGCAGTCTCGGCGAGTTGACCCGTCATTCGCTCCTGCACGACATTCATGTGGGCGAGCATGGGCGCAAGGTGATTTCGTAGGAACTTGACCACCCGGCTCCGCGATGTTGCGCCACGAAGAAGCCCGTCTGATAAGCGCAGAACTGATTCCGCGACCGCCAAACGCTCCACTTGATATGAGTCCAGCAATGATTGAACTGCCGAGCCCTCAGCCACCAGCGCCAGTTTCCAAGCCAAGTTGTAGGCGTCCTGTATGCCCGTATTCATGCCTTGTCCACCCGCCGGACTGTGAATATGTGCCGCATCTCCAACCAAAAATATACGGCCAAATCGCGTTTGCTTCGCGTGTCGTAGATGAGAGTGGAACGTATCCATCCAAACGGCATCGGATAACGTTGCCGCAACGCCACAGCGACTGTCCACCATCTGCTGAAACCACTCCAGTGTAGGGGCCAACGGAAGCTTTTCGTCTCCGTTCGTCGGATGTATGGAGGTCATCAGTCGGTAACGTCCCTCCCCGTATGGAAACGCAGCCACCAGTTCATCCGTGGTCAGGAACATCTGAATACGGTCTTGCGGGAGTGACCAATGGATTTTCACATCCGCTAGCGCAAACAGGTCTGGATAAGGTGTTCCTTCGAAACTCACCCCGAGTTGATGACGCACCGTGCTGTGTGCACCGTCACATCCAACAACCCAGCCCGTGTGGACAATTTCTTCGCGGCCATCTGAGTGCCGAAGCACTGCCGTCACACCGTCATCCTTCCCTGCCAGCGAAAGCAGTTCTACCTGCCGTTCCACTTCAACCGCGAACGTTTTCAGGTGATGGATGAGAATTTCCTCTGTCACACTTTGCGGTATGTCGAGAACAAAGGGATACGGAGAATCCAAATTTGCGAGATTCACTTCAGCCGTGCGATTGCCCGGTCCCAACCAAGCCGTCATGCCGCTTACGCGAAATCCGCGCGTCAAAAACGCATCCACGGCGCCCATTTGCTCGAATACTTCCAGCGTTCTTGCGTGAACTGCGAGCGCTTTAGAAAGTTGCGACGGTGCATGAGATTTATCGATGATACGCACGCTCACGCCGCGGCGAGCAAGTTCAGAAGCCATCGTCAGCCCAACGGGCCCAGCGCCAATCACAAGTACCTTCACGCAAATCTCTCCTTCATGCGAAGCGAGTGCTGTATCATGCCCAGGTTCCCCACAAGCTATGGCAATAACTGCGTACCCGCACGTCACGCGAACGAGGGCTGAAGAACTTGGCATTCGCGACAAACTGGAACAGACAATCACTCAGTCCCGTCGCCGCTTTCTTCATCTTGGGATTCCACACTGACAATCGTCTCCCACCCACCGTCCATAATTTCACGAACTGCCGCATGCGGTTGCCCAAACGCCATCCGCAGTTCTGGACGGGCGGATTCGCAACGCATGATTACCGACGACTTTCAAGTCGCAGCCCTTATGCGCAAGTAGAGTACGTGCTAGATGCCCTTATAACCTCTTGAATGAAATCGTTATCATTGACGCGATTGGAAATATCATGACACCTTGTGTTCGAACGGTTGCGCGTTGAGGTAGAGTAAACATAGGTGAATAGGTGTTTTAATAGGCTGTAGGCTAAACAGCTTGGTTCTCCTCCTCTATAGCGATAACCTCCCTTACTGCTTCTATGAACGATAATATGATTGGTGATAGCCACTTGTCTTTATGCCATAACATCTGTGTGTATACGTGCAAGTCCGGAATTTGCCACGGAAGAGCAACAAGTACGCCCCGTTCCACTTCGGCTTTTGTTACCATTTCGGGAAGAAAGGCAATACCGATTCCCGTAATTGCACATTGTTTAATAGCTTCAGCGTTTTGAAACTCCAAAAACGTAATACTATCGGTTCCCTCCTTCGCAAATGAGCGGTCAAACATGGTTCGATAAGTACAACCCTTTTCGTTCGTTAGAAATACTTCTCCGTGAAAATCCTCCGGTTGTAGCACAGTTCGTTTCGCGAGTGGATGGTCTGGAGCAACGAAAAAGCGGAAAGTTTCTTCCATCAATGATTCCACTTCAAGTCCTGTTGAGCGAATGGGTTCGTCCAACATAAAGACTACATCGGCAGTTCCATCAAAGAGGGTTTGCTTAAGTTGTTGATTTAGAACAGAGTGGAAGATGAGACGAACACCCGGATGGCGCGAACGAAATAGGTGAAAGGCCGCTGGAAGCCGATAGGCGCAAAGAACCTCGTTAGCACTTATAGTTAGGGTGCCACTTAGATTGTTTTCATCATCACGAACAACGCTACGAGCTTCGTCCAATTTGTTTAGAACGCTTTGGATATGAATTAAAAAGCGATTACCTGCAGTTGTGCGAACCAGCTGCTTGCCCAAGTGCATATTCCGGGGCTTTTGGACACTGAATCCGGAAAGTCGTGGACAGTCGTTCCGAAAAGTCTTGGACAGTGAGTCCAGAAACTCTTGGACACTTTCCGTTCGTCCATGTGGGATTACTTTGAATTAAACAAATTTCTTAGTTCGTTGCAACAGTTTTGTCTCCCTCAGGAGCGTTTTTTACCCCACTCAGTAGCTTTCGCATCGACTCCCCTTTCAGTTGAATCTTGTATGCGTCGTGGACTAGGCGGTCCAGCACAGCGTCTGCTAGAGTCGAGTCAGAAAATTGTTCGTACCACAGTTCTACTGGTATTTGACTAACCACACAGGTTGAATGTTGGCGTACTCTGTCATCGAGAATGTCCAGTAGTTCTCGAGCCTCTGGTGCTGAGAGGTTGGCCAGGCCCCAGTCATCTAAGATGAGTAGGTCTATCTTTGCAAGTGCTTTGGAAACGCGGCCATATGAACCATCTCCTTTGGCCATCATCATCTGGTGAAGGAGACGAGAGAGCCGATGGTACTGTACCTTAAAGCCAAGCCTACATGCGCCCGTGGCCAAGGCACAGGCTAGAAAGGTTTTGCCCGCTCCGGTACGACACAGCACATGATAAGTACATTTCGCAAGAGAAAGTTATTATGAGCTTCCTAGGACACCCTTTACACGGAAACGAGTTTCTTTTACTAGGTAAACAACAATGTAAGGACGGGCCGTACTACAAGGTACAATTAGCCGACGAATCGATTGGCTGTCTGCCGGCGAGGTGGTTCGATTCCCAATCTGGTCAAAATGTAACATCAGATGAGTCGGCCCTGCTTGCATCTATTGAGGCTATACGCAAGTTTCTGTTGCTTGTTGATCATCTTGAAAATAGAACTCCTCCGAACGTAGAGTGAATTTGCGCGAACAAATCTCACAATCGTTAGGAGGAGCTTGCATGAGACAGGTTAGTTTGTTTGAGGACGAAAATCAAGTAGATTTATCCGCACCGGAATGGGCCTCCCTCCCTGAAGAATGTCGCATCAAGGTAATCCGAGCCATTGCTGCCCTACTGTGTCGAATAGAGCACGTCAGAGAGGGGCGTAACATCCTTGAATAACGCCCATTCTAAAATCACGCACAGGCAATTGGAACGAAAGGCATGTGTATATGTTCGTCAATCTACAATGTCGCAGGTTCTTGGCCATTTAGAAAGCCAGCAAAGACAATATGAGTTAGTTGAACGTGCTAAGACCTTAGGCTGGGTAGCACCACAGATTCTAGTTATAGACCAGGACCTAGGGCAGAGTGGTGCGGACGGAGGACGTGCCGGATTCAAGCAGCTCGTTGCAGACGTCGGACTCGGTGATGTTGGTATCATTCTTGGACTCGAAGTCTCTCGTCTTGCCCGGAACAATGCGGATTGGTACCACTTGTTGGACCTATGTGCAATGTGTAATACACTGATCGCTGATTCGGATGGAGTCTACGATCCTTCGTCGTACAATGATCGGTTGCTACTAGGGTTAAAGGGAACGATGAGTGAGGCTGAACTGCATCTCATTCGCAGTCGGATGCAAGGTGGTTTATTGCATAAAGCTCAGAAGGGGGAACTCAAAACTTGGCTGCCGGCTGGCTATGAGTATGATGACGATGACAAAGTGGTGGTTGCGCGTAATGAAGCGATTGTGACAGCCATCCAACTGGTCTTTCAACAATTTCTTGTACTGAAAACGGCCAGACGGGTGCTCACCTGGTTTCGGGCCGAAGAAATTCAAGTTCCTGTCATGCACCCAAGTAAGGGCCTAACATGGAAACTCCCCACTTATAAAACGATCCACGGGATCCTGACCAATCCTATATACGCTGGCACTTTTGTGTTCGGTAGAACTAAATATGAAAAGTCTATAGGGCCAGACGGTCGGCTTCAGGTGAAAGCCAGGCAGGTGGCCCGCGAGGAATGGCCCATTGTAATTCACGATCATCATGAGCCCTATATTTCTTGGGATACCTTTGTTACCAACCAGGAACTCCTACGTCGGAACTTTAAAGGCCCCCGGAACTCAGGTTCCCCCCAGCAGGGAGCGGCCTTACTTCAGGGGCTGCTAGTTTGCGGAAAGTGTGGCCGCAGGATGTTGGTTTCTTATGGCGGTAAAGGTGGCAACGTGCAGAGATATATTTGTGGCCAAGCACAAAGAATGCAAGGGGCCGAGCATGTCTGTCAAGGACTTGGCGGAAAGCGCTTGGACCAGCACGTTGCTCGCCTTTTTCTTGACACCGTAACACCCGCCAGATTAGCAATTATTGGTGAAGCAATGGAGCAGGCCGAAATGAGACATGTTGCTGAGGAAAAACTTCTTGAGAAGCAACTTGAAAAGGCTCTTTACGATGCTGAACGTGCCAAACGGCAATACGATCGAGTTGAGCCGGAAAACAGACTGGTTGCTCGTACGATGGAAAAAGCTTGGGAGCGAGGGTTGCGTGAAGTGCAACGCGTACAAAAGCTGCTTGAGGAGCGTCGGGACCGCAAACATAATCCCTTAACTGCCGAAGAAAAGAGTCGGATACATGCTCTGGGAAGGGGGCTGAAAAGGGTCTGGAATTCACCACAAACTACCAATAGGGATCGAAAGGAACTCCTTAGAACACTCATTAGGAGCATCGTAGTTCTTGTTGATCAAGAGCAGCGTGTGGCCCGTTGCACGGTTCAATGGGAGGGCGGTGCTGTCACGCATTTTACCAGCCCACTCAATAAGGTCGGGCATCACGGAAATTCTACAGAAGAGGAGACGGTCGACCTTGTTCGACGTTTAGCGCTTCATTACCCTGATGATGTGATTGCACGGATTTTGGTACGTCAACACATTCGCACTGGAAAGGGTAACAATTTCAACGCGGGCCGAGTCTGTTCACTCAGAAATCACTATAACATTCCCGTCTTCTCCGGCCATTCAAACACGTCCGAGACTGAAAACATGTATACCGTAGCCCAGGCTGCTGACGAACTAAGCGTGAGTACTGCTACCGTGCTGAGATGGTTGCGAGAGGGTTTCATTCAAGGGCAGCAAGTTGCCCAGGGGGCTCCTTGGCAGATTGAAATTACCGACCATCTACGGGAACGGCTGGTGAACGAGCCATCTGTGGATTGGGTTGAGTTAAGAGTAGCTGCGGATCGTCTGAACTGTACGAGACAGACCGTATTGAATCGCATGCGCAGTGGACTGTTGCCCGCTGTCTATGTTCAAAATGGTAAGCGAAGGGGATACCGATTTCATGTTCCGCTAGCGCCGACAGAAGTGCCCTTTCTCTGAACAGGAATAGGACAAATATTGCAAATTCGAACGATCTAAGATTTGATGTAGATAAGCGATTCTAGTGAACAAGGGTATTAGCCAATTGAGTAGGTTTTTGGCTGAGCACTTTCAACCCCATTTGCAAAAGGTCTAATTCTTCTGGTGACAGCACTAACTTACACGAAGACGGTGAAATTTAGCTGCAATTCACTGGGGATTAGACCTTTCGAGTGGCCAAATAGCGAGGAGGAGTACCATGACACAGGACCTGTGGGGCCGGAGATCAGTAAATTGTGTCGTTCTGTCAGCCACTGGCCTGTGAGCAATTGTTGGATGAGTGAGCGGTCTAAGCCCCTGGGTACTTGGTAGTCAATCTCTTCCGGCGCCGCCTGAACCCTGAGATGAGCGGCTTGGAGCAGCCGAGATAACTGGCGGTTCTGACGGAGCGTCCATTCATGGTCGACCAGGAGTCCAAGGCGGTCGTCAAAGGTCAGTTCTGCGGCGTGAGCATCCTTGAGTTGGCGAGAGTAGGCGTCTGCCATGCCGTTGAGTCGAAGTTGGCGAAGTGTGTTAATCGTTTGGTTACTGAGCATTGATAGATTCCCCCTAAGAGATTTTAATGGGGTTGACCGGTGTCCGTTGCACCCGAACACCGGCACCCGTTCATACTCGAACTAGTTTGGCTTCCCGGTTGAAAAACTGGAGCTATAGTACGCAGCCCCACGAACGTTTTCATGAATCGGCGTGGGTTTATCGGTGTCGAGGTCTAACGTCACCTGATCAATGCCGGCTTCGAGAATGGATTTCACGCTACGATACGTACACGCATTGATGGAAACCGCATGTGCACAAGCTGACTCGATTCGTTCTCTGCTATATTTTTTTGCGAGAGCCTGTAGCCCTAGACAGGAGCGGTAGGCCTGTTGAGGATGCGCTTTTCGATGCAAAATCTGTTCTGTCACTGTGGCTGTGTATGGTCCGAAAGTTTTGCCCCAGTTGATAAACTTTTCTGGCGTCCATTCCATGTGCGCCAGATGGGACTTTGGCATATGGGCTGGTTCAGTGATGTGCCTGTATTTGCTATGTGTTTCTCGAACGTGGCTCGTAACCCGTTTTCCACGCAAAAACACCTCAACAATCTTTTCGCTGATGCGTACATCCACGTACTCTCGCACCAGTGAATAGGGCACACTGTAGTAGTTCTTGTCGACCTCGATATGATAGTCTGGAGCCACACGGGCCTGAACCCAACGAGCAAACTCGTAGGGGATGGCCGGTAGCGCTCGGAGGGCCGGCTTATCCACGGCGGCAAACAGGGATGCGCGCGTGCCCTTCAGCTTTTGAAACGGCTTATTGTTGAGCGTTTCCAAGGCGTCATGAATCGCAGTATTCAACTCCCCAAGACTAAAGAACCTTCGATTTCTCAGGGCTGCGAGAATCCACTGCTCGACGATCTTGACGCCCGCCTCGACCTTCGGCTTGTCTTTCGGTCGGTAGGGCCGTGCTGGCATGACGGCACAGCCATAATGTCGCGCCATTTCAGCGTAGGTTCGGTTTGTAGAGGGTTCATAACGGTCTGACTTCTTAACTGCCGATTTCAAATTGTCCGGAACGATGAGTTGGGGTACGCCGCCAAAGTACTGAAAGGCATTCACGTGTCCACCAATGAAATCTCCGAGGCTCTGCGACCATTGTCCTTCCGCGTACGTGTAATTACTGGCTCCAAGCACAGCAACGAAGATCTCCGCCTCCCGGATCTCCCCAGTGTCTGGGGCGATGATTGATACCGTTTGTCCTGCGTAATCCACAAACATCTTTTCACCACCGCGGTGCTGCT
The Alicyclobacillus curvatus genome window above contains:
- the istA gene encoding IS21 family transposase, whose protein sequence is MPKLKEILRLYHEGGMSRRAIAASLDISRSTVTNVLTRAETVGVGWPLPSELEDESNLESTLYPAVTGRPRKIEEPDWNYVHQELRRKGVTLQLLWIEYKQEHQDGYQYSQFCEHYRQWKKKLDISMHQQHRGGEKMFVDYAGQTVSIIAPDTGEIREAEIFVAVLGASNYTYAEGQWSQSLGDFIGGHVNAFQYFGGVPQLIVPDNLKSAVKKSDRYEPSTNRTYAEMARHYGCAVMPARPYRPKDKPKVEAGVKIVEQWILAALRNRRFFSLGELNTAIHDALETLNNKPFQKLKGTRASLFAAVDKPALRALPAIPYEFARWVQARVAPDYHIEVDKNYYSVPYSLVREYVDVRISEKIVEVFLRGKRVTSHVRETHSKYRHITEPAHMPKSHLAHMEWTPEKFINWGKTFGPYTATVTEQILHRKAHPQQAYRSCLGLQALAKKYSRERIESACAHAVSINACTYRSVKSILEAGIDQVTLDLDTDKPTPIHENVRGAAYYSSSFSTGKPN
- a CDS encoding recombinase family protein, with product MSQVLGHLESQQRQYELVERAKTLGWVAPQILVIDQDLGQSGADGGRAGFKQLVADVGLGDVGIILGLEVSRLARNNADWYHLLDLCAMCNTLIADSDGVYDPSSYNDRLLLGLKGTMSEAELHLIRSRMQGGLLHKAQKGELKTWLPAGYEYDDDDKVVVARNEAIVTAIQLVFQQFLVLKTARRVLTWFRAEEIQVPVMHPSKGLTWKLPTYKTIHGILTNPIYAGTFVFGRTKYEKSIGPDGRLQVKARQVAREEWPIVIHDHHEPYISWDTFVTNQELLRRNFKGPRNSGSPQQGAALLQGLLVCGKCGRRMLVSYGGKGGNVQRYICGQAQRMQGAEHVCQGLGGKRLDQHVARLFLDTVTPARLAIIGEAMEQAEMRHVAEEKLLEKQLEKALYDAERAKRQYDRVEPENRLVARTMEKAWERGLREVQRVQKLLEERRDRKHNPLTAEEKSRIHALGRGLKRVWNSPQTTNRDRKELLRTLIRSIVVLVDQEQRVARCTVQWEGGAVTHFTSPLNKVGHHGNSTEEETVDLVRRLALHYPDDVIARILVRQHIRTGKGNNFNAGRVCSLRNHYNIPVFSGHSNTSETENMYTVAQAADELSVSTATVLRWLREGFIQGQQVAQGAPWQIEITDHLRERLVNEPSVDWVELRVAADRLNCTRQTVLNRMRSGLLPAVYVQNGKRRGYRFHVPLAPTEVPFL
- a CDS encoding IstB-like ATP-binding domain-containing protein; translation: MLSNQTINTLRQLRLNGMADAYSRQLKDAHAAELTFDDRLGLLVDHEWTLRQNRQLSRLLQAAHLRVQAAPEEIDYQVPRGLDRSLIQQLLTGQWLTERHNLLISGPTGPVSWYSSSLFGHSKGLIPSELQLNFTVFV